A segment of the Camelus dromedarius isolate mCamDro1 chromosome 34, mCamDro1.pat, whole genome shotgun sequence genome:
CTCCCGCGAGGAGAGGGCTGAGGGGGTCATCTGGGGTAGGGGTGCACTCCGGGTGTGGGGCGATCTGGCGGTGAGGGCGGacaggctgagggggaggggtTGCTGGGAGCGGAAGTGACCCGGCTGTAGGGTGGGGGGTCATCCCGAGGTGCAGGGTTAGGGGAGTATCTCCGATCGGTGGGGGGACCtggggtgaggcatgaggggtgtgCTTGGTTTGCAGGGGCTGTAGCGTAGGACCTAGTGGGGCGCAGAGCTGGGGCGGGACTTGGGTGTGAGGAGAAGCAGGTTTGTGTCGGGGGTGCAGTGGATCGGGGACCGGGCGTGGCAGGGGGAGGCATTGACTGGGTGGGGGTCGGCGAGCAGTGGCGGTGGGGCTgatggggtgtggcctggccctgggcccgTGGTGGTCCTGCTTGGGTGCCTGGACCCTGGAGGGGGGCGTGGCGGGGCGCGTCGGTGTTGGGGACCTGGCCAGCCCTGGCCGCGGGCTGGGCGATTCCCACCGCCCCAAGCTCCACCGGCCCACCGCCCGGCCCCACTCGCAGCATCCCTACTGCTGGATTCCCAGCCAAGCGTCCATGCTGCGGGCCGGCggacgggagggggaggggcgctcACCGCCgagcgcgcgtgcgcgcgcgcgcacggtCGCCGGGACGCCGGGGCGCTGGGGCGCTCCCAGAAGGTGAGGAAGCTGGGCGGGAGCTGGGTGCCCCTGGAGCAGCTCCCGGAGGAGGAAGGCTGCTCGGGGTCTCGGCCTCCCGCCGCTTGCTGTCACCTCTGCTGCCGTCGCGAGacaggtaagggggcgctggtgggggcgcgcaggtcggggagTCGggcgggtgaggcctgggctgtgcaGTTGGGGAGGCgcccggggtgggggaggggtgcgtCGGTGGGTCCAGGCCGCAGGTCCAGGTTgggaccctgaggcgggtcccgGGGCCCCCCGCCCTGGTTGGGGTGCCTACCTCCCCCTCATTAGTATTGGCTGAACCCCGCGGCTTTCTTGGCCGCCGCTCATAGGCGGGTTTGTCAAAGTGGGAGCAGCCCCGTGAGATGGGAGGGCGCTGGACGGCCCCGGACCAGCTGAGACTGGCCCTCAGGCCTTGCGTGGCCTTCCCGCGCGGGTGGCCCTGCCCTGGGAGTGGAGGCCGCCCCGGACCCTGTGGGGCACAGGCGAGCTGGGGCAGAAGCAGGGGCAAGGCCCGGCCTTTGGGAGCTTGTTGGCCTGCCCCCAAGATCCAAAGCTTCTGACCAGTGTATTTTgcgtcttttgaggactctccctcctgttttgcacagtggctgcaccaaacgacattcccaccgacagtgtaggagggttcccttttctccacagcctctgtaGCGTTGCTCCTTTGTGGGCTTTGGAATGATGGCCACTCTAACTGGGGTGAGATGCCAGCTCATTGTAGGTTTGAATTGTATTCCTGggataattagcaacattgagccTGTTCTTTCACGTGTCTCTCTTTGGTGGCTGGTATGTCTTCGCTGGAGAATTGCCTCCTGAGGTCGTCGtctgcccattttcagattgGGTTGTCTTCTTTCCGTTCAGGTggatgagctgtttgtatgttgtGGAAATTAGCCCCTAGTCAGTCTCGTGTTTGGCAAATACTGTCTCCTAGCTCATAGGTCGTCGTTGTGTTctgcttctggtttcctttgctgtgccaaagctGATGAATTCAGTTTGGTCCCGTTTGTGTGTCTATTTTGGGTCAGTTTTCTGTtccttgggtagactgccctaggagaacgtggCTGAGGTGTACGTGGGATAGTGTttggcctatgttttcttccgAGAGGTGTGTGGTGTCTTGTCTTTCGTTTAAATGTCTAAGCcactttggatttatttctgcGTATGCTGGCGCTGTATGCTCAGGGGCCGgaattgggggagggggcggggcggctgcAGAGAGGGCAGCAGCGAAGGACAGcagctgcccaggcaagcctgtggatttcctccCGTCTGCCCCTCAGCCTGCTGTGGGGGGCggtctctgctgccccagggtCCCTGGAGGCTTGTcctcaggtcagcctgctcctgagaGGTGGGCGTGGTGCAGTCAGTGTGCCAGGCCGGGGgcagcgacagcgggaaatgggagcaagTCCCCCGTCTAGCAGCATggggcagccccaatcctgccatCTCCAgcgctgctgctgccactgccgccgccccgcccccctgGCCGCAGCCGGcctgcctcccaggggcaggctgaCAGGGGGACACTCCTTCCAGGAAGCtctggcagcagaggccaggcggCGGGGGTGGTGGGAGCAAGTggactggctctcccagggcagccgcCCTCCCCCGCCGCCGTCGCGATCGCCACCGCCAGCACTGCCACTGCTGCCCGCTGCCATCCCGGGGGGCCGAGGGCCGGGCTACGGCTGCACCCTCCCTCTCCGCACCAGCGTGAAGGTCCCCTGGCGAGCGGTGTGCAGATCGGGACCATCTGACCCATGGGCTCAGAGGAGGCagtgggcttgggggtggggtgggttgaGGGAAGGGGGCGTGGGGGTCGGGCAGGGAATTGGAATGGCCTCGAGCCCCGCCCACCCGCCCTCCGGGGCCGGGCACCTGGGACCCAGGGGTGTGTGCCTTCAGTGGGCCCCGGGGATCCCGGTCTGGCGGCTGTCGCCGCGGTGATCGGAGCCCGGACCGCCCTGCTCCCGCGAGGAGAGGGCTGAGGGGGTCATCTGGGGTAGGGGTGCACTCCGGGTGTGGGGCGAACTGGCGGTGAGGGCGGacaggctgagggggaggggctgctgggagccGAAGTGACCCGGCTGTAGGGTGGGGGGTCATCCCGAGGTGCAGGGTTAGGGGAGTATCTCCGGTCGGTGGGGGAACCtggggtgaggcatgaggggtgtgCTTGGTTTGCAGGGGCTGTAGCGTAGGACCTAGTGGGGCGCAGAGCTGGGGCGGGACTTGGGTGTGAGGAGAAGCAGGTTTGTGTCGGGGGTGCAGTGGATCGGGGACCGGGCGTGGCAGGGGGAGGCATTGACTGGGTGGGGGTCGGCGAGCAGTGGCGGTGGGGCTgatggggtgtggcctggccctgggcccgTGGTGGTCCTGCTTGGGTGCCTGGACCCTGGAGGGGGGCGTGGCGGGGCGCGTCGGTGTTGGGGACCTGGCCAGCCCTGGCCGCGGGCTGGGCGCGCCCCCACCGCCTCACCGCCCCAAGCTCCACCGGCCCACCACCCGGCCCCACTCGCAGCATCCCTACTGCTGGATTCCCAGCCAAGCGTCCATGCTGCGGGTAGGtgggctggagggggcggggcggctgcAGTGAGGGCAGCAGCGAAGGAGCGgagctgcccaggcaagcctgtggatttcctcccctctgctcctcagCCTGCTGTGGGGGCggtctctgctgccccagggtCCCTGGAGGCTTGTcctcaggtcagcctgctcctgagaGGTGGGCGTGGTGCAGTCAGTGTGCCAGGCCGGGGgcagcgacagcgggaaatgggagcaagTCCCCCGTCTAGCAGCATggggcagccccaatcctgccatCTCCAgcgctgctgctgccactgccgccgccccgcccccctgGCCACAGCCGGCCTGCCTCCCAGGGGCAGACTGACAGGGGGACACTCCTTCCAGGAAGCtctggcagcagaggccaggcggCGGGGGAGGTGGGAGCAAGTggactggctctcccagggcagccgcCCTCCCCCGCCGCCGTCGCGGTCGCCACCGCCAGCACTGCCACTGCTGCCCGCTGCCATCCCGGGGGCCGAGTGCCGGTCTATGGGGAGGGCTGCACACTCCCTCCCCGCAGCAGCATCTAGCAGCCAAGGCCCACTGGCGAGAGGTGTGCAGCTCGGGACCACATGACCACTGGGTTCAGAGGAGGTAGTGGgcttgggggtgggatggggggatGGATTTGGGCGTGGGGGGTGGAGCAGGGAATTGGAATGGCCTCGAGCCCCGCCCACCCGCCCGCCAGGGCCGGTCACCTGGGACCCAGGGCTGTGTGCCTGCAGTGGGCCCCGGGGATCCCTGTCTGGCGGCTGTCGCCGCGGTGATCGGAGCCCGGACCGCCCTGCTCCCGCGAGGAGAGGGCTGAGGGGGTCATCTGGGGTAGGGGTGCACTCCGGGTGTGGGGCGATCTGGCGGTGAGGGCGGacaggctgagggggaggggtTGCTGGGAGCGGAAGTGACCCGGCTGTAGGGTGGGGGGTCATCCCGAGGTGCAGGGTTAGGGGAGTATCTCCGATCGGTGGGGGGACCtggggtgaggcatgaggggtgtgCTTGGTTTGCAGGGGCTGTAGCGTAGGACCTAGTGGGGCGCAGAGCTGGGGCGGGACTTGGGTGTGAGGAGAAGCAGGTTTGTGTCGGGGGTGCAGTGGATCGGGGACCGGGCGTGGCAGGGGGAGGCATTGACTGGGTGGGGGTCGGCGAGCAGTGGCGGTGGGGCTgatggggtgtggcctggccctgggcccgTGGTGGTCCTGCTTGGGTGCCTGGACCCTGGAGGGGGGCGTGGCGGGGCGCGTCGGTGTTGGGGACCTGGCCATCCCTGGCCGCGGGCTGGGCGATTCCCACCGCCCCAAGCTCCACCGGCCCACCGCCCGGCCCCACTCGCAGCATCCCTACTGCTGGATTCCCAGCCAAGCGTCCATGCTGCGGGCCGGCggacgggagggggaggggcgctcACCGCCgagcgcgcgtgcgcgcgcgcgcacggtCGCCGGGACGCCGGGGCGCTGGCGCGCTCCCAGAACGTGAGGAAGCTGGGCGGGAGCTGGGTGCCCCTGGAGCAGCTCCCGGAGGAGGAAGGCTGCTCGGGGTCTCGGCCTCCCGCCGCTTGCTGTCACCTCTGCTGCCGTCGCGAGacaggtaagggggcgctggtgggggcgcgcaggtcggggagTCGggcgggtgaggcctgggctgtgcaGTTGGGGAGGCgcccggggtgggggaggggtgcgtCGGTGGGTCCAGGCCGCAGGTCCAGGTTgggaccctgaggcgggtcccgGGGCCCCCCGCCCTGGTTGGGGTGCCTACCTCCCCCTCATTAGTATTGGCTGAACCCCGCGGCTTTCTTGGCCGCCGCTCATAGGCGGGTTTGTCAAAGTGGGAGCAGCCCCGTGAGATGGGAGGGCGCTGGACGGCCCCGGACCAGCTGAGACTGGCCCTCAGGCCTTGCGTGGCCTTCCCGCGCGGGTGGCCCTGCCCTGGGAGTGGAGGCCGCCCCGGACCCTGTGGGGCACAGGCGAGCTGGGGCAGAAGCAGGGGCAAGGCCCGGCCTTTGGGAGCTTGTTGGCCTGCCCCCAAGATCCAAAGCTTCTGACCAGTGTATTTTgcgtcttttgaggactctccctcctgttttgcacagtggctgcaccaaacgacattcccaccgacagtgtaggagggttcccttttctccacagcctctgtaGCGTTGCTCCTTTGTGGGCTTTGGAATGATGGCCACTCTAACTGGGGTGAGATGCCAGCTCATTGTAGGTTTGAATTGTATTCCTGggataattagcaacattgagccTGTTCTTTCACGTGTCTCTCTTTGGTGGCTGGTATGTCTTCGCTGGAGAATTGCCTCCTGAGGTCGTCGtctgcccattttcagattgGGTTGTCTTCTTTCCGTTCAGGTggatgagctgtttgtatgttgtGGAAATTAGCCCCTAGTCAGTCTCGTGTTTGGCAAATACTGTCTCCTAGCTCATAGGTCGTCGTTGTGTTctgcttctggtttcctttgctgtgccaaagctGATGAATTCAGTTTGGTCCCGTTTGTGTGTCTATTTTGGGTCAGTTTTCTGTtccttgggtagactgccctaggagaacgtggCTGAGGTGTACGTGGGATAGTGTttggcctatgttttcttccgAGAGGTGTGTGGTGTCTTGTCTTTCGTTTAAATGTCTAAGCcactttggatttatttctgcGTATGCTGGCGCTGTATGCTCAGGGGCCGgaattgggggagggggcggggcggctgcAGAGAGGGCAGCAGCGAAGGACAGcagctgcccaggcaagcctgtggatttcctccCGTCTGCCCCTCAGCCTGCTGTGGGGGGCggtctctgctgccccagggtCCCTGGAGGCTTGTcctcaggtcagcctgctcctgagaGGTGGGCGTGGTGCAGTCAGTGTGCCAGGCCGGGGgcagcgacagcgggaaatgggagcaagTCCCCCGTCTAGCAGCATggggcagccccaatcctgccatCTCCAgcgctgctgctgccactgccgccgccccgcccccctgGCCGCAGCCGGcctgcctcccaggggcaggctgaCAGGGGGACACTCCTTCCAGGAAGCtctggcagcagaggccaggcggCGGGGGTGGTGGGAGCAAGTggactggctctcccagggcagccgcCCTCCCCCGCCGCCGTCGCGATCGCCACGGCCAGCACTGCCACTGCTGCCCGCTGCCATCCCGGGGGGCCGAGGGCCGGGCTACGGCTGCACCCTCCCTCTCCGCACCAGCGTGAAGGTCCACTGGCGAGCGGTGTGCAGATCGGGACCATCTGACCCATGGGCTCAGAGGAGGCagtgggcttgggggtggggtgggttgaGGGAAGGGGGCGTGGGGGTCGGGCAGGGAATTGGAATGGCCTCGAGCCCCGCCCACCCGCCCTCCGGGGCCGGGCACCTGGGACCCAGGGGTGTGTGCCTTCAGTGGGCCCCGGGGATCCCTGTCTGGCGGCTGTCGCCGCGGTGATCGGAGCCCGGACCGCCCTGCTCCCGCGAGGAGAGGGCTGAGGGGGTCATCTGGGGTAGGGGTGCACTCCGGGTGTGGGGCGAACTGGCGGTGAGGGCGGacaggctgagggggaggggctgctgggagccGAAGTGACCCGGCTGTAGGGTGGGGGGTCATCCCGAGGTGCAGGGTTAGGGGAGTATCTCCGGTCGGTGGGGGAACCtggggtgaggcatgaggggtgtgCTTGGTTTGCAGGGGCTGTAGCGTAGGACCTAGTGGGGCGCAGAGCTGGGGCGGGACTTGGGTGTGAGGAGAAGCAGGTTTGTGTCGGGGGTGCAGTGGATCGGGGACCGGGCGTGGCAGGGGGAGGCATTGACTGGGTGGGGGTCGGCGAGCAGTGGCGGTGGGGCTgatggggtgtggcctggccctgggcccgTGGTGGTCCTGCTTGGGTGCCTGGACCCTGGAGGGGGGCGTGTCGGGGCGCGTCGGTGTTGGGGACCTGGCCAGCCTTGGCCGCGGGCTGGGCGATTCCCACCTCCCCAAGCTCCACCGGCCCACCGCCCGGCCCCACTCGCAGCATCCCTACTGCTGGATTCCCAGCCAAGCGTCCATGCTGCGGGCCGGTggacgggagggggaggggcgctcACCGCCgagcgcgcgtgcgcgcgcgcgcacggtCGCCGGGACGCCGGGGCGCTGGCGCGCTCCCAGAACGTGAGGAAGCTGGGCGGGAGCTGGGTGCCCCTGGAGCAGCTCCCGGAGGAGGAAGGCTGCTCGGGGTCTCGGCCTCCCGCCGCTTGCTGTCACCTCTGCTGCCGTCGCGAGacaggtaagggggcgctggtgggggcgcgcaggtcggggagTCGggcgggtgaggcctgggctgtgcaGTTGGGGAGGCgcccggggtgggggaggggtgcgtCGGTGGGTCCAGGCCGCAGGTCCAGGTTGGGACCCTGTGGCGGGTCCCGGGGCCCCCCGCCCTGGTTGGGGTGCCTACCTCCCCCTCTTTAGTATTGGCTGAACCCCGCGGCTTTCTTGGCCGCCGCTCATAGGCGGGTTTGTCAAAGTGGGAGCAGCCCCGTGAGATGGGAGGGCGCTGGACGGCCCCGGACCAGCTGAGACTGGCCCTCAGGCCTTGCGTGGCCTTCCCGCGCGGGTGGCCCTGCCCTGGGAGTGGAGGCCGCCCCGGACCCTGTGGGGCACAGGCGAGCTGGGGCAGAAGCAGGGGCAAGGCCCGGCCTTTGGGAGCTTGTTGGCCTGCCCCCAAGATCCAAAGCTTCTGACCAGTGTATTTTgcgtcttttgaggactctccctcctgttttgcacagtggctgcaccaaacgacattcccaccgacagtgtaggagggttcccttttctccacagcctctgtaGCGTTGCTCCTTTGTGGGCTTTGGAATGATGGCCACTCTAACTGGGGTGAGATGCCAGCTCATTGTAGGTTTGAATTGTATTCCTGggataattagcaacattgagccTGTTCTTTCACGTGTCTCTCTTTGGTGGCTGGTATGTCTTCGCTGGAGAATTGCCTCCTGAGGTCGTCGtctgcccattttcagattgGGTTGTCTTCTTTCCGTTCAGGTggatgagctgtttgtatgttgtGGAAATTAGCCCCTAGTCAGTCTCGTGTTTGGCAAATACTGTCTCCTAGCTCGTAGGTCGTCGTTGTGTTctgcttctggtttcctttgctgtgccaaagctGATGAATTCAGTTTGGTCCCGTTTGTGTGTCTATTTTGGGTCAGTTTTCTGTtccttgggtagactgccctaggagaacgtggCTGAGGTGTACGTGGGATAGTGTttggcctatgttttcttccgAGAGGTGTGTGGTGTCTTGTCTTTCGTTTAAATGTCTAAGCcactttggatttatttctgcGTATGCTGGCGCTGTATGCTCAGGGGCCGgaattgggggagggggcggggcggctgcAGAGAGGGCAGCAGCGAAGGACAGcagctgcccaggcaagcctgtggatttcctccCGTCTGCCCCTCAGCCTGCTGTGGGGGGCggtctctgctgccccagggtCCCTGGAGGCTTGTcctcaggtcagcctgctcctgagaGGTGGGCGTGGTGCAGTCAGTGTGCCAGGCCGGGGgcagcgacagcgggaaatgggagcaagTCCCCCGTCTAGCAGCATggggcagccccaatcctgccatCTCCAgcgctgctgctgccactgccgccgccccgcccccctgGCCGCAGCCGGcctgcctcccaggggcaggctgaCAGGGGGACACTCCTTCCAGGAAGCtctggcagcagaggccaggcggCGGGGGTGGTGGGAGCAAGTggactggctctcccagggcagccgcCCTCCCCCGCCGCCGTCGCGATCGCCACGGCCAGCACTGCCACTGCTGCCCGCTGCCATCCCGGGGGGCCGAGGGCCGGGCTACGGCTGCACCCTCCCTCTCCGCACCAGCGTGAAGGTCCACTGGCGAGCGGTGTGCAGATCGGGACCATCTGACCCATGGGCTCAGAGGAGGCagtgggcttgggggtggggtgggttgaGGGAAGGGGGCGTGGGGGTCGGGCAGGGAATTGGAATGGCCTCGAGCCCCGCCCACCCGCCCTCCGGGGCCGGGCACCTGGGACCCAGGGGTGTGTGCCTTCAGTGGGCCCCGGGGATCCCTGTCTGGCGGCTGTCGCCGCGGTGATCGGAGCCCGGACCGCCCTGCTCCCGCGAGGAGAGGGCTGAGGGGGTCATCTGGGGTAGGGGTGCACTCCGGGTGTGGGGCGAACTGGCGGTGAGGGCGGacaggctgagggggaggggctgctgggagccGAAGTGACCCGGCTGTAGGGTGGGGGGTCATCCCGAGGTGCAGGGTTAGGGGAGTATCTCCGGTCGGTGGGGGAACCtggggtgaggcatgaggggtgtgCTTGGTTTGCAGGGGCTGTAGCGTAGGACCTAGTGGGGCGCAGAGCTGGGGCGGGACTTGGGTGTGAGGAGAAGCAGGTTTGTGTCGGGGGTGCAGTGGATCGGGGACCGGGCGTGGCAGGGGGAGGCATTGACTGGGTGGGGGTCGGCGAGCAGTGGCGGTGGGGCTgatggggtgtggcctggccctgggcccgTGGTGGTCCTGCTTGGGTGCCTGGACCCTGGAGGGGGGCGTGGCGGGGCGCGTCGGTGTTGGGGACCTGGCCAGCCTTGGCCGCGGGCTGGGCGATTCCCACCTCCCCAAGCTCCACCGGCCCACCGCCCGGCCCCACTCGCAGCATCCCTACTGCTGGATTCCCAGCCAAGCGTCCATGCTGCGGGCCGGTggacgggagggggaggggcgctcACCGCCgagcgcgcgtgcgcgcgcgcgcacggtCGCCGGGACGCCGGGGCGCTGGCGCGCTCCCAGAACGTGAGGAAGCTGGGCGGGAGCTGGGTGCCCCTGGAGCAGCTCCCGGAGGAGGAAGGCTGCTCGGGGTCTCGGCCTCCCGCCGCTTGCTGTCACCTCTGCTGCCGTCGCGAGacaggtaagggggcgctggtgggggcgcgcaggtcggggagTCGggcgggtgaggcctgggctgtgcaGTTGGGGAGGCgcccggggtgggggaggggtgcgtCGGTGGGTCCAGGCCGCAGGTCCAGGTTGGGACCCTGTGGCGGGTCCCGGGGCCCCCCGCCCTGGTTGGGGTGCCTACCTCCCCCTCTTTAGTATTGGCTGAACCCCGCGGCTTTCTTGGCCGCCGCTCATAGGCGGGTTTGTCAAAGTGGGAGCAGCCCCGTGAGATGGGAGGGCGCTGGACGGCCCCGGACCAGCTGAGACTGGCCCTCAGGCCTTGCGTGGCCTTCCCGCGCGGGTGGCCCTGCCCTGGGAGTGGAGGCCGCCCCGGACCCTGTGGGGCACAGGCGAGCTGGGGCAGAAGCAGGGGCAAGGCCCGGCCTTTGGGAGCTTGTTGGCCTGCCCCCAAGATCCAAAGCTTCTGACCAGTGTATTTTgcgtcttttgaggactctccctcctgttttgcacagtggctgcaccaaacgacattcccaccgacagtgtaggagggttcccttttctccacagcctctccagcatgtatcaTTTGTAGACCTTTCAATggtggccattctggctggtgtaagatgctatctcattgcagttttgatctgCAGGTCTCTTTACAAATgttgatgctgagcattttttcctgtgcatagtgatcatttgtgtgtctcccttggagaattggttgtttaGGTCTTGTGCCCGGTTTTGGATGTGTTGCTTATTTCCTTTTTAGGAAGGTGTATGAGTTGTTGATTTGGTTTGAAAATCTGTCTCCAGTCAGTCACatcttttgcaaagattttctcccgtTGTGTTGGTTGTGTCTTCGTtgtgttgatggtatccttagttGTGCAGAAATTTGTGAGATTAATTGGattctgtttctttattcttggcttttatttccaatactcCAGGTGCTGGTTCAGAAAATACACTGCTGTAATGTCTGCCCTCTAGTTTcatgcctatgttttcctctaagagttttatggtatctggtcttacattgaGGTCTTTCGTCCAGGTTGAGTTTCGTTGTGTACGTGctgtcagagaatgttctgatttcagtcTCTTACAGGtggctgtcctgttttcccagcaccacttcctgaagagactgtcttttctccattgtatattcttgcctcctttgccctCGATTAATTGAGCATATGTGCGTCGGTTTATTTCCGGACTTTGtgtcctgttccactgatcccgTGTTTCTGTTTTTGGACCAATACCGTGCTGTTTTgcctgtagctctgtagtgtcgTGTCAAGTCTGGGAGGGGTATTCGTCTAGCTTCGGTCTTTTTCTTCAGGAATGCTTTGGTCATTCCGGGACTTCTGTGATTCCATGTACATTTTAGGGTGCTTTGTTGTACATCTGTGAAGAGTGGGCTGGGTAATTTGAttgggatcgcattaaatctgtagcttgctttgggcagtatggccattggAACATGATGAATTCTTCCAGTGCAAGAACATGGGCTGTGTTTCCGTTTCTTGAAgtcctcttcagtttcttttgcCAGGGTTTTGTAGATCTCCGCatacaagtctttcacttccagggtctgatttatttctaagtgttGTCTTGTTTTGGGTGCCATTTTGAAAGGGATGATGACTTTTGTGtcaagaaatgccactgatttctgtacgTTGTTGTTGTGTCCTGCTGCCTTGCCAAGTTCTTTTCTCAGCTCTAGTCATTTTTGTATGTGGAGCCTGcagggttttctgtgtataggATCGTGTCATCCAGATAGAATGACAGTTCTTCCTCTTCTTAGCCATTGTGGATCCCACTTCTTTCTTGTTCTTGTCCAGTTGCTCTACGAGGACTTCCAATACTctgttgagtagaagtggtgcACGTGGGCATCGTTGTCTTGTTCCCCATTTTAGCAGACAGGCTTCCAGCTTTTCTCGGTGGAGTATtgtgttggctgtaggtttgtcagaAATTGCTTTGATTCTGTTGGGGATCTGTTCCTCCT
Coding sequences within it:
- the LOC135319895 gene encoding basic proline-rich protein-like, which produces MSWHLTPVRVAIIPKPTKEQRYRGCGEKGTLLHCQQAPKGRALPLLLPQLACAPQGPGRPPLPGQGHPRGKATQGLRASLSWSGAVQRPPISRGCSHFDKPAYERRPRKPRGSANTKEGEVGTPTRAGGPGTRHRVPTWTCGLDPPTHPSPTPGASPTAQPRPHPPDSPTCAPPPAPPYLSRDGSRGDSKRREAETPSSLPPPGAAPGAPSSRPASSRSGSAPAPRRPGDRARARTRARRVQAPKQDHHGPRARPHPISPTATARRPPPSQCLPLPRPVPDPLHPRHKPASPHTQVPPQLCAPLGPTLQPLQTKHTPHASPQVPPPTGDTPLTLHLGMTPHPTAGSLRLPAAPPPQPVRPHRQFAPHPECTPTPDDPLSPLLAGAGRSGLRSPRRQPPDRDPRGPLKAHTPGSQVPGPGGRVGGARGHSNSLPDPHAPFPQPTPPPSPLPPLSPWVRWSRSAHRSPVDLHAGAEREGAAVARPSAPRDGSGQQWQCWPWRSRRRRGRAAALGEPVHLLPPPPPPGLCCQSFLEGVSPCQPAPGRQAGCGQGGGAAAVAAAALEMAGLGLPHAARRGTCSHFPLSLPPAWHTDCTTPTSQEQADLRTSLQGPWGSRDRPPQQAEGQTGGNPQGPGRPPLPGQGHPRGKATQGLRASLSWSGAVQRPPISRGCSHFDKPAYERRPRKPRGSANTNEGEVGTPTRAGGPGTRLRVPTWTCGLDPPTHPSPTPGASPTAQPRPHPPDSPTCAPPPAPPYLSRDGSRGDSKRREAETPSSLPPPGAAPGAPSSRPASSRSGSAPAPRRPGDRARARTRARR